Proteins encoded within one genomic window of Companilactobacillus zhachilii:
- a CDS encoding amino acid ABC transporter ATP-binding protein: MIEFRDVQKYYGDFHALKDINLEIDKGETVVLIGPSGSGKSTLARTVNGLETIQSGQLIVNGHDIVGKSTDINRIRRDVGMVFQHFNLYANKDVLENIMLAPRIVLKMDEEENKKRSMALLDQVGLADKAHNMPSQISGGQKQRVAIARSLAMKPRCMLFDEPTSALDPEMIDDVLRVIKYVTSQSDMTSLIVTHEMGFAQEVANRVIFMADGEILEDDDKDKFFNHPTNERARQFLSKIIKH, from the coding sequence ATGATTGAATTCCGCGATGTTCAAAAGTATTACGGAGATTTCCATGCTTTGAAAGATATTAATTTGGAAATTGATAAAGGTGAGACGGTTGTCTTGATTGGACCTTCTGGATCAGGTAAGAGTACTTTGGCCAGAACAGTTAATGGTCTAGAAACAATTCAAAGTGGACAATTAATTGTTAATGGTCATGATATTGTTGGTAAATCAACTGATATCAACCGTATCAGACGTGACGTTGGAATGGTTTTCCAACACTTTAACTTATATGCGAATAAAGATGTTTTAGAAAATATTATGCTGGCACCTCGTATCGTCTTAAAAATGGATGAAGAGGAAAATAAAAAACGATCTATGGCGTTGCTTGATCAAGTTGGCTTAGCTGATAAAGCTCATAATATGCCTTCACAAATTTCCGGTGGTCAAAAACAACGTGTGGCAATTGCTAGATCTTTAGCTATGAAGCCTCGTTGCATGTTATTTGACGAACCCACAAGTGCTTTGGATCCTGAAATGATCGACGATGTTTTGCGTGTTATCAAATACGTTACAAGTCAAAGTGATATGACTTCTTTGATTGTTACGCACGAAATGGGCTTTGCTCAAGAAGTAGCCAACCGAGTTATTTTTATGGCTGACGGAGAAATCTTAGAGGATGATGACAAAGACAAGTTCTTCAATCATCCAACTAATGAACGTGCTAGACAGTTCCTAAGCAAGATTATTAAACACTAG
- a CDS encoding ABC transporter ATP-binding protein, whose protein sequence is MGKVLAINDLNYKKNNKLILKNINLQLDNGKIVGLLGANGTGKTTLMRLISGVKAKNYGQIMVAGIDGKAARKSCVSMTYPLDGFRKGIGEKNTKVKDVVKFYIDIYPDFSLEKYQAMAKYLEISCDEKLANLSTGTSEKLVIALALARQVPLYLLDEPLNGVDIMARKKIIKSIIQWKGDDSTIIISSHYVKEISSLLDDVVILKDQTIYQMCSVEDIQTKYHLGIEEYYEKVYEGGLENE, encoded by the coding sequence ATGGGTAAAGTTTTAGCAATTAATGATTTGAATTATAAAAAGAATAATAAGTTAATTTTAAAAAATATTAATTTGCAATTAGATAACGGCAAAATTGTTGGTTTACTCGGTGCCAATGGGACTGGGAAGACAACTTTGATGCGTTTGATTTCTGGAGTTAAAGCTAAGAATTATGGGCAAATCATGGTTGCCGGAATTGACGGAAAAGCAGCTCGAAAGTCCTGTGTCAGCATGACTTATCCGTTAGATGGATTTCGAAAAGGAATCGGTGAAAAAAACACTAAAGTTAAAGATGTGGTGAAATTTTATATTGATATTTATCCAGATTTTTCACTTGAAAAATACCAAGCAATGGCAAAATACTTAGAAATTTCCTGTGATGAAAAGTTAGCTAATCTTTCGACCGGAACAAGTGAAAAGTTAGTTATTGCGTTAGCCTTGGCAAGACAAGTTCCGCTTTATTTATTAGATGAACCCTTAAATGGGGTTGATATTATGGCACGGAAGAAAATCATTAAAAGCATTATTCAATGGAAGGGTGATGATTCAACAATTATCATCAGTTCCCACTACGTTAAGGAAATATCGAGTCTGTTGGATGATGTGGTCATTTTAAAGGACCAAACAATTTACCAAATGTGTTCAGTTGAGGATATTCAAACGAAATATCATCTGGGAATTGAAGAGTATTATGAGAAAGTTTACGAAGGGGGTCTTGAGAATGAGTAG
- a CDS encoding APC family permease, producing MGKNLPDMDANSKKSFISWPVVALMDFVTVIGFDDIVYNFHNQGLGIVFTWIVMLFVFVVPYEMMVGHLGSTFNEEGGGVTSWVRATGGNVWGYICAWTVWVSSLPYIVDVANSTLISFGWLINGNSSMSDKMSNSMFALLTAVIFTIFIFIQHYLRNSLQILSILGGGAMFIITILYVVMTFVYLGKGNMPHTQPFTVKSFIPKFDMHYLSTFGLVIFAMNGSEFAAPYVTEMKNGKRDFPKAMWMLAIMTGFLTVLGSFALGVFFNAHHLPNDLKMNGSYYAFQYMGQEFGMGRFFLYLFALTQALYMMAQLAVLLDAGTRMFLSDTAKEYLPKGLTKTDKRGLPINGYWLTTGICTVIMIMSATLPNMNSIFNQLLNLNGIVSPYTTCFLFSSFILVRLHEDRFQSDFVYIKNKYFAILVGIWCFAITFGAATLGIFPTDETPGTAAWTHVLTLNILEPLLMILIGIILPVIARIQRSHEKA from the coding sequence ATGGGGAAAAATTTGCCAGATATGGACGCTAACTCTAAAAAGTCGTTTATTAGTTGGCCTGTCGTTGCTTTAATGGACTTCGTAACCGTTATTGGCTTCGATGATATTGTTTATAATTTCCATAACCAAGGTTTGGGAATTGTTTTTACTTGGATCGTTATGCTATTTGTATTCGTTGTACCTTATGAAATGATGGTTGGTCATCTAGGTTCAACTTTCAATGAAGAAGGTGGTGGCGTTACTTCTTGGGTACGTGCCACTGGTGGTAATGTCTGGGGCTATATTTGTGCCTGGACTGTTTGGGTTTCTAGTTTGCCTTATATTGTCGATGTTGCGAACTCAACTTTGATTTCATTTGGTTGGTTGATTAACGGTAACAGTTCAATGTCAGACAAAATGAGTAATTCTATGTTTGCACTACTTACAGCTGTCATTTTTACTATCTTTATTTTTATTCAACATTATTTACGTAATTCATTACAGATTTTAAGTATTCTCGGTGGTGGTGCGATGTTCATCATCACAATTTTGTATGTTGTTATGACTTTTGTTTACTTAGGCAAAGGTAACATGCCACATACTCAACCATTTACAGTTAAATCTTTTATTCCTAAGTTTGATATGCATTATCTTTCTACTTTCGGACTTGTCATCTTTGCGATGAACGGTTCAGAATTTGCGGCACCATATGTTACTGAGATGAAAAATGGAAAACGTGATTTTCCTAAAGCCATGTGGATGCTAGCTATTATGACTGGTTTCTTAACTGTCTTGGGATCATTTGCCTTAGGTGTCTTCTTCAATGCTCACCATTTGCCAAATGACTTGAAGATGAATGGTTCTTACTATGCTTTCCAATACATGGGACAAGAATTCGGCATGGGTCGTTTCTTCCTATACTTATTTGCTCTAACGCAAGCTCTCTACATGATGGCGCAATTGGCTGTCCTTTTGGACGCTGGGACGAGAATGTTCCTTTCTGATACTGCTAAAGAGTACTTACCAAAAGGCCTCACCAAAACTGATAAACGTGGCTTGCCAATCAATGGTTACTGGCTAACGACTGGTATTTGTACAGTTATCATGATTATGAGTGCTACTTTGCCAAATATGAACTCTATCTTTAATCAATTGTTGAACTTGAACGGAATCGTTTCGCCATATACAACTTGTTTCTTGTTCAGTTCCTTTATTCTTGTGCGTTTGCATGAAGATAGATTCCAATCTGATTTCGTCTATATTAAAAATAAATACTTCGCTATTCTAGTTGGTATTTGGTGCTTTGCTATTACTTTCGGAGCTGCCACATTAGGTATCTTCCCAACTGATGAGACACCTGGTACGGCTGCTTGGACACACGTTTTAACTTTGAATATTTTGGAACCACTTTTGATGATTTTAATTGGTATCATCTTGCCAGTGATTGCTCGTATTCAACGTTCACACGAAAAGGCTTAA
- a CDS encoding glutamate ABC transporter substrate-binding protein, translating into MKRLKYLAVIITSFLLVLTLTACGSQSLSSQNVYENDKKSKTVTWGVKADTKLLGLVDVKDGQEKGFEIDLAKAITKKMYGKDAKAKFVTVTSQSRIPLLKNGNIDAIIATMTITPERKKTIDFSNSYFDAGQSILVKNNSPIKKVEDLNNRTIIGVVGSNSVQNVKKFAPKAQVLQLPDYAQALTALKSGQGDALTTDNVILAGMAVNNPGYKLQGKAFTTEPYGIGINKGQKDFRVAVNKALDDVVADGTYNKLIVKWFGNVPGFNYKEVLRK; encoded by the coding sequence ATGAAACGCTTGAAATATTTAGCAGTAATTATCACTTCTTTTCTTCTAGTCTTAACATTGACTGCTTGTGGATCCCAATCACTGTCGTCACAAAATGTTTATGAAAATGACAAGAAGTCGAAAACAGTTACTTGGGGTGTCAAAGCTGATACTAAGCTGCTTGGTTTGGTAGATGTTAAAGACGGACAAGAAAAGGGATTTGAAATTGATTTGGCTAAAGCCATTACTAAAAAAATGTACGGTAAAGATGCCAAAGCAAAATTCGTGACCGTTACCTCACAGTCACGTATCCCTTTATTGAAGAATGGTAATATTGATGCCATCATCGCTACAATGACCATAACGCCGGAGCGTAAAAAAACAATTGATTTCTCAAACTCATATTTTGACGCCGGACAATCAATTTTGGTCAAGAATAATTCGCCGATTAAAAAAGTTGAAGATTTAAACAATCGCACAATTATTGGTGTTGTTGGTTCCAACTCAGTACAAAATGTTAAAAAATTTGCACCAAAAGCTCAAGTTCTACAATTACCAGATTATGCTCAAGCTTTAACAGCTTTGAAGTCAGGCCAAGGAGATGCGTTGACAACTGATAACGTCATTTTAGCTGGTATGGCCGTTAATAATCCAGGCTACAAGTTACAAGGGAAAGCCTTTACGACAGAACCTTATGGTATTGGTATTAACAAGGGTCAAAAAGACTTCAGAGTGGCTGTTAATAAGGCTTTAGACGACGTTGTGGCTGACGGGACATATAATAAATTGATTGTTAAATGGTTTGGTAATGTGCCCGGATTTAATTACAAGGAGGTGCTACGCAAATGA
- a CDS encoding histidine phosphatase family protein, translating to MIKKMDIYFVRHGETYFNHFGKMQGWSDTPLTKSGHEEAYQMGRTLGNLGDISDTIYCSDTNRSVQTVTEMNNGFKVATGKTFKMVTMPELREQFYGSFEGQSKKETYAKISGKSVEETLKEMNANEMQDKIAKLDPTHLAETSTEFWHRFASGIEKILKMETKPVIVVTHSAILTALVDTYAHEMLDEIEPSNLSLTKVHFEGKKFEPEIVYYNVKVEQNI from the coding sequence TTGATTAAGAAGATGGATATCTACTTCGTTCGTCATGGAGAAACTTATTTTAATCATTTCGGCAAAATGCAAGGTTGGTCTGACACGCCATTGACTAAATCGGGTCATGAAGAGGCTTATCAAATGGGGCGAACTCTAGGAAATTTGGGTGATATCTCAGATACGATTTATTGTAGTGATACGAATCGCTCTGTCCAAACAGTAACTGAAATGAATAATGGTTTTAAAGTTGCTACTGGAAAAACTTTTAAGATGGTCACGATGCCTGAATTGAGAGAACAATTTTATGGCAGTTTTGAAGGCCAATCTAAAAAGGAAACTTATGCCAAAATTTCTGGTAAGTCAGTTGAAGAAACTTTAAAAGAAATGAATGCTAATGAAATGCAAGATAAAATTGCCAAACTTGATCCAACTCATTTAGCAGAGACAAGTACAGAATTTTGGCATCGTTTTGCCAGTGGGATTGAAAAAATTCTCAAAATGGAAACTAAGCCAGTTATCGTTGTAACGCACAGTGCCATTTTGACTGCACTAGTTGATACTTATGCGCATGAAATGTTAGATGAAATTGAACCTAGCAATTTATCATTAACCAAAGTTCATTTTGAAGGAAAGAAATTTGAACCAGAGATTGTTTATTATAATGTAAAAGTTGAACAAAATATTTAA
- a CDS encoding helix-turn-helix domain-containing protein → MMSEMALADNIVKYRKKNQLSQEQLAESLNISRQSISRWETGETLPGIDNLISLSGLLDISLDELITGEPYLHFPFDYGKPKNR, encoded by the coding sequence ATGATGTCTGAAATGGCTTTGGCAGATAACATTGTTAAATATCGAAAAAAGAATCAGCTATCACAGGAACAACTGGCTGAATCGTTAAACATTTCAAGACAGTCCATTTCTAGATGGGAAACAGGCGAGACTTTACCGGGAATCGATAATCTTATTTCTTTGAGTGGTTTGTTGGATATATCTTTAGACGAATTAATTACTGGTGAACCGTATCTGCATTTTCCGTTTGATTATGGGAAACCAAAGAATCGTTGA
- a CDS encoding ABC transporter ATP-binding protein has protein sequence MSNLLKIENLNYKKNNKAILKDVNLQLDGGKIVGLLGENGAGKTTLMRLIAGVNSLPEGVITVNGATKKCDIKLNVSLSDQLGGFGRNIKIGDVVRFYQNVYPDFSEPKYLDIAQFLELDESKRLSALSTGTKGKLIIALALARKTKLYLLDEPLSGIDSMSRKKIISSIIRWKDDDSTIIISDHYVTEIASLLDDVIIIKDQTIYQVSSVEAIQEKYHLGVEEYYEQVYEGSVSK, from the coding sequence ATGTCAAATTTACTAAAAATTGAGAATTTAAATTATAAAAAGAATAATAAAGCAATTTTAAAAGATGTTAACTTACAGTTAGACGGTGGCAAAATTGTTGGCTTACTTGGTGAAAATGGTGCCGGTAAAACGACGTTAATGCGTTTAATAGCCGGGGTTAATTCGTTGCCTGAAGGCGTTATAACGGTTAACGGAGCCACAAAAAAATGTGATATAAAGCTAAATGTTAGCTTGAGTGATCAGTTAGGTGGTTTCGGTCGCAATATTAAAATTGGTGACGTTGTTAGATTTTATCAAAATGTTTATCCCGATTTTTCCGAACCCAAGTATCTAGATATTGCTCAATTTTTGGAACTGGATGAAAGCAAACGACTGTCTGCTCTTTCAACTGGTACAAAAGGAAAATTGATTATTGCTTTAGCTTTAGCACGGAAAACAAAATTGTATTTATTGGATGAGCCGTTGAGTGGAATCGATAGTATGTCGCGAAAGAAAATCATTAGCAGCATTATTCGTTGGAAGGATGATGACTCGACAATTATTATTAGTGATCATTATGTGACGGAAATTGCTAGTTTGTTGGATGATGTGATTATTATTAAGGACCAAACAATTTATCAAGTCAGTTCAGTTGAAGCAATTCAAGAAAAGTATCATTTGGGTGTCGAAGAATATTATGAACAGGTTTACGAAGGAAGTGTTTCAAAATGA
- a CDS encoding GntR family transcriptional regulator produces MMEYIDNIPIYLQIKDILYRKIISNEYELGSQLPSVRQLAVQFSANSNTVQKSLKEMTEENVILPQRGKGNFVTEDPAIIEMLKEHIVKEMFDATYDKLHSLNMDDVEIVNSFNRYIKQREASNG; encoded by the coding sequence ATGATGGAATATATAGATAACATACCTATTTACCTCCAAATCAAGGATATCTTGTACCGTAAAATTATTAGTAATGAATATGAATTAGGTTCACAACTGCCTTCTGTTAGACAGTTAGCCGTTCAATTTTCAGCTAATTCTAATACCGTTCAAAAATCGCTTAAGGAAATGACGGAAGAAAATGTCATTCTTCCCCAAAGAGGTAAGGGTAATTTCGTAACTGAAGATCCAGCAATTATCGAAATGCTAAAAGAGCATATTGTTAAAGAAATGTTTGATGCGACTTATGACAAGTTACATTCATTGAACATGGACGATGTAGAGATAGTGAATAGTTTCAATAGATATATTAAGCAGCGGGAGGCCAGCAATGGGTAA
- a CDS encoding FtsX-like permease family protein: protein MLNKLALSGIKHRMRDYSVLFSGLMIASAIFYMFMSLATNQTFLSSNSPAAATSFIFGFGIVLLAIITIVYVNYANSFLLSMRQKEYGMFMMLGAKSSKISRMIFVETFAIGAISTLIGSAIGIVATGFVSKWIISALDMQVKHFNSFYLPALLWTFVFFIVIFMFSAIRNSISLRRSKVLTLLNRDSQPVKIKRNGALKTVQAVLGIVLLVIGYFAMWYMGTNPAFIMLGVPLALVTIVGGTYFTINSFVTTIISMLKRNTKYSQKGLNNFTLSQLSFRINDYTKILSMVSMMFALALGAITVGLGFNNQIDNVVNGQNYYDVQLTNPDAAQQKRLKSLNIKTKNVYKFKSDGKAVYYRASEFKEQPVGYSQINTKTMVSKTGKTTDPSKNSNAQYELMNTRLPNERAKEAKFVSDADYNAMNAKETTTVLVKTNSFKDNLAGIKAISKAEVKRYPVLKTAGGDKFSAYNLINGFFSGLEFMGFFLGIAFLAMLASCLMFKILSGANGDVKRYNMLYKIGTRQKVLRSTINKEIAVLFSVPAILGVIHVLLGLQMFSSILYKPYAHIEIPFAIFIVLYLGYYFLTRYLYKKIVLK from the coding sequence ATGTTAAACAAATTAGCCTTAAGTGGCATTAAACATCGTATGCGTGATTATAGCGTGTTATTTTCAGGTTTGATGATTGCTTCAGCAATATTTTATATGTTCATGTCACTGGCAACTAACCAAACATTTTTAAGTTCTAATTCTCCAGCCGCAGCCACGAGTTTTATTTTCGGTTTTGGGATTGTTTTATTAGCAATTATCACGATTGTTTACGTGAATTATGCCAACTCCTTCCTGTTGAGTATGCGTCAAAAGGAATACGGGATGTTCATGATGCTGGGAGCCAAAAGTAGTAAAATATCGCGCATGATTTTTGTCGAAACATTTGCTATCGGTGCTATTTCTACCCTAATTGGTTCAGCAATTGGTATCGTCGCTACAGGTTTTGTAAGTAAGTGGATCATTAGCGCTTTGGATATGCAAGTTAAGCATTTCAACAGTTTTTATTTACCAGCTTTACTTTGGACCTTTGTTTTCTTCATCGTTATCTTCATGTTTTCAGCAATTAGAAATTCAATTTCATTGCGTCGTAGCAAGGTTTTAACGTTATTGAACCGTGACAGCCAACCAGTAAAAATTAAACGTAACGGCGCTTTGAAAACAGTTCAAGCTGTTTTAGGAATTGTCCTACTAGTCATTGGCTATTTTGCAATGTGGTACATGGGTACAAATCCAGCATTTATCATGCTAGGTGTTCCGTTGGCTTTGGTTACGATCGTAGGTGGAACGTATTTCACAATTAATTCGTTTGTAACGACAATTATTTCAATGCTAAAACGTAATACTAAGTATTCTCAAAAAGGATTGAACAATTTTACCCTTTCGCAATTGAGTTTTAGAATTAATGATTACACAAAGATTTTATCAATGGTTTCCATGATGTTTGCGTTAGCACTTGGTGCTATTACAGTTGGACTTGGTTTCAATAACCAAATTGACAATGTAGTCAATGGTCAAAATTATTACGATGTGCAACTAACTAATCCTGACGCCGCACAACAAAAACGTTTGAAGAGTTTAAATATTAAAACCAAGAACGTTTATAAGTTCAAGTCAGATGGTAAGGCAGTTTATTATCGTGCCAGTGAATTCAAAGAACAACCAGTAGGTTATTCACAAATCAATACAAAAACAATGGTTTCAAAAACTGGCAAAACAACTGATCCTAGTAAGAATAGCAACGCCCAATATGAGTTGATGAATACTCGCTTACCAAATGAGCGAGCCAAAGAGGCTAAGTTTGTTAGTGATGCAGATTATAACGCTATGAACGCTAAAGAAACAACGACCGTTTTAGTGAAAACTAATTCCTTTAAAGACAATTTAGCCGGTATTAAAGCTATCTCCAAGGCTGAAGTTAAGCGTTATCCAGTGTTGAAAACAGCTGGTGGTGATAAATTTAGTGCCTATAACTTAATCAACGGTTTCTTCTCGGGACTAGAATTTATGGGCTTCTTCCTAGGGATTGCTTTCTTAGCAATGTTAGCAAGTTGTCTCATGTTCAAGATTCTCTCAGGTGCTAACGGTGATGTTAAGCGTTATAACATGCTTTATAAGATTGGTACACGTCAAAAAGTGCTCCGTTCAACTATCAATAAAGAAATTGCTGTTCTCTTCTCAGTGCCTGCAATTTTAGGTGTGATCCATGTTTTACTTGGTTTACAGATGTTCAGTAGTATTCTTTATAAACCATATGCACATATTGAAATCCCATTTGCTATCTTCATCGTGCTCTATCTTGGCTACTATTTCTTGACTAGATATCTCTATAAGAAGATTGTTCTTAAATAG
- a CDS encoding ABC transporter ATP-binding protein, translating to MQKIVDVQNIEKIYGKAGEKQFKALSDVNFEVKPGEFVGIMGASGSGKTTLLNILSTLDTPTSGRVEIAGQDITKLKNNQMADFRANKIGFIFQDFNLLENLTAYENIALPLALQNKPTKSIKPAVMSIAEKLGLTEILNHYPTELSGGQKQRVAAARALVHEPSIVFGDEPTGALDSKSARALMDTLTKINREDNVSILLVTHDPFSASFCDRILFIKDGEIGQELKKEDASRAEYYQEILDSLGTFAE from the coding sequence ATGCAAAAAATCGTCGATGTACAAAATATTGAAAAAATTTATGGTAAGGCTGGCGAAAAGCAATTCAAAGCTTTGTCTGATGTAAATTTTGAAGTTAAACCCGGCGAATTCGTAGGAATTATGGGTGCTTCAGGTTCAGGTAAAACAACGCTTTTGAATATCTTATCTACATTGGATACACCAACTAGTGGTCGTGTTGAAATTGCTGGCCAAGATATTACTAAATTAAAAAACAATCAAATGGCCGATTTCCGTGCCAATAAAATTGGTTTCATTTTTCAAGACTTCAACTTATTGGAAAATCTAACTGCTTATGAAAATATTGCTTTGCCATTAGCTTTGCAAAATAAACCAACTAAATCAATCAAGCCAGCGGTTATGAGTATTGCTGAAAAACTTGGCTTAACAGAAATTTTGAACCATTATCCAACTGAATTGTCAGGTGGTCAAAAGCAACGTGTTGCTGCTGCCCGAGCGTTAGTACATGAACCATCAATTGTCTTCGGTGATGAGCCAACTGGTGCCTTGGATTCCAAGAGTGCTCGTGCTTTGATGGATACTTTGACAAAAATTAATCGTGAAGATAATGTTTCAATTTTACTTGTAACGCACGATCCATTCTCAGCTAGTTTCTGTGACCGAATTCTTTTCATCAAAGATGGTGAGATTGGTCAAGAGTTGAAGAAAGAAGACGCTAGTCGTGCAGAATACTATCAAGAGATTCTAGATTCATTAGGAACATTTGCTGAATAG
- a CDS encoding helix-turn-helix domain-containing protein, which translates to MTLASNIVKYRKKNQLSQEQLAEALNISRQSISKWETGENLPSIDNLISLSGLLDISLDELITGEPYLHFPYNYGKPRNRWPVFFLVLMTLIAALIFQAFTIFMHHYLEL; encoded by the coding sequence ATGACCTTAGCAAGTAATATTGTTAAATATCGTAAAAAAAACCAACTGTCACAAGAACAATTGGCTGAAGCTTTGAATATTTCACGGCAATCTATTTCCAAATGGGAGACGGGGGAAAATTTACCCAGTATTGATAATTTGATTTCCTTGAGTGGATTGTTGGATATTTCACTAGATGAATTGATTACCGGTGAGCCATATCTACATTTTCCTTATAATTATGGAAAGCCAAGAAATCGTTGGCCGGTTTTCTTTCTAGTATTGATGACATTAATTGCGGCCTTGATTTTTCAGGCTTTCACAATTTTTATGCACCATTATTTGGAGCTTTAG
- a CDS encoding DHH family phosphoesterase, translated as MIEEILKTIEHYQKIIIIRHQNPDPDAIGSQIGLKTILQESFPNKKIYAAGIDLAVLDWIGKMDQISTTTYQNALVIAVDTANSPRIDNNGDYQKADKIIKIDHHPNVDAFGDINWVDESYSSCAEMIYTLADELEPLKVSRETAFSLYSGVVGDTNRFLYGETDYRTLRIAAELAKTGIDISKIALHEDEMSLQVARLEAYILDNFKITDSGFGYIIIRKPELDKFHLNDGELDHAVPLIGRINTINNWIIVSEKVPNHFRVNLRSKNVAINGVAEKFGGGGHPLASGVYVGSMDEVNALIKDMDALNK; from the coding sequence ATGATAGAAGAAATTTTAAAAACAATTGAGCACTATCAAAAAATCATTATTATCAGACATCAAAATCCTGACCCTGATGCTATTGGTTCACAAATTGGGTTGAAGACAATACTTCAAGAATCCTTTCCAAATAAAAAAATTTATGCAGCTGGAATTGATTTAGCCGTCCTCGATTGGATTGGTAAAATGGACCAAATTTCGACAACTACATACCAAAATGCACTCGTCATTGCTGTTGATACCGCCAATTCACCACGTATCGACAATAACGGTGACTATCAAAAAGCTGATAAAATCATCAAAATTGATCATCATCCAAACGTTGATGCTTTTGGCGACATTAATTGGGTCGATGAATCATATTCAAGTTGTGCTGAAATGATTTATACTTTGGCCGACGAATTAGAACCATTAAAAGTTTCACGGGAAACAGCTTTCAGCCTTTATTCTGGAGTTGTTGGTGATACCAATCGTTTCCTATATGGGGAAACAGATTATCGTACCTTACGAATCGCTGCAGAGTTAGCTAAGACAGGTATCGATATTTCTAAGATTGCTTTACATGAAGATGAGATGTCCTTGCAAGTTGCTCGTTTGGAAGCTTATATTCTGGATAATTTTAAAATAACTGACTCTGGGTTTGGTTATATTATTATTCGTAAACCCGAACTTGATAAATTCCATTTGAATGATGGTGAACTCGACCACGCAGTTCCATTAATCGGTAGAATCAATACCATTAACAATTGGATCATTGTCAGTGAAAAGGTGCCCAATCATTTCCGAGTTAACTTACGTTCTAAGAATGTTGCCATTAACGGCGTTGCTGAAAAGTTCGGTGGCGGTGGTCATCCCTTAGCTAGTGGCGTTTATGTCGGTAGCATGGATGAAGTTAACGCTTTGATTAAAGATATGGATGCTTTGAACAAATAA
- a CDS encoding bacteriocin immunity protein, producing MAKNSNITEEAKKYIHNLYDSLMERPEKSSHLLNITDVLKQVYLKIDKAKDPAVLISRLVKYIYVEGFSRINLSKDEEKDLIELGNLSKSASWNGMNQGDFNDKSQFYSFKEQMPQR from the coding sequence ATGGCTAAAAATAGCAATATTACAGAAGAAGCCAAAAAATACATTCATAATTTGTATGACTCATTAATGGAACGTCCTGAAAAATCGAGTCATTTATTGAATATTACGGATGTGCTTAAGCAAGTTTATCTAAAAATTGATAAAGCAAAAGATCCAGCCGTTTTGATAAGTCGGTTAGTGAAGTATATTTATGTTGAAGGATTCAGTCGTATTAACTTGTCAAAAGACGAGGAGAAAGACTTAATTGAATTGGGCAATCTATCAAAGAGTGCCAGTTGGAATGGTATGAATCAGGGCGATTTTAACGATAAATCACAATTTTACAGTTTTAAGGAACAAATGCCTCAAAGATAA